In Sorghum bicolor cultivar BTx623 chromosome 10, Sorghum_bicolor_NCBIv3, whole genome shotgun sequence, one genomic interval encodes:
- the LOC8063772 gene encoding uncharacterized protein LOC8063772: MEKCRSVPHEHSSVYYGCGGGYDYEDVGGGPGQAGKSYSFNGPSGRDDPEAKRRRRVAAYNVFATQGRIKTTVRSSVKWLKSKFSDIRYGGL; the protein is encoded by the coding sequence ATGGAGAAGTGCAGGTCGGTGCCGCACGAGCACTCGTCGGTGTACTACGGGTGCGGCGGCGGGTACGACTACGAGGACGTCGGCGGCGGTCCCGGGCAGGCGGGCAAGTCGTACAGCTTCAACGGGCCGAGCGGCCGCGACGACCCGGAGGCGAAGCGGCGGCGCCGGGTGGCGGCGTACAACGTGTTCGCCACGCAGGGCCGGATCAAGACCACCGTCCGCAGCAGCGTCAAGTGGCTCAAGTCCAAGTTCTCCGACATCCGCTACGGTGGCCTCTGA